aaaacctcaaaagtcaacgaaagtcaacgctCAATGAGGACATTAGGTGTATAACCCTCTACGTAGGGTGTACTACGGGCTAAGCATGCGACGAGGATTGTCAGTGCTATGCTGCGCGTAGCAGGGAGTATGCACGGCTCACTCCTCTGACTCCCTTTTCCACTTCACTtggtcttaatcctttaagacaatCATTCCAACTATTGATCCGAGCTAAATAAGGCCTCTTGATTCGTAAAGTTGCTGACTTTAAGCCTTAGCATGGCTGGTCAAGACCCAAACCCAAAAACCCTAACTTTCTCAACACAAAAGTCCATATAACTCATTCATGGAGAGATCTAGACGAccaagctctcatttttatgGGTTCAGACACTCTAATACACCTAAAAGGATAAAAGAATAGCTCTGGAGTTCACCAATCTCACAAAGTTTAAAACTTGGGACGTAAAACCCTAAAAAGGACCCAAAACAAGAACTAGAacaaactatgaacaaattttaaACTTGATACCAATGGAAGATGCCCTAACTGAAGTGGAACTCAAATCCAAGAGCTAGAAGCACACACTATCCTTCCTTTAAGGTTCCTTCTCCACCAAAAGCTTCACAAGAACACTCAAATGAGCCACAAACACTCACACAAGCAAAAGgaacgagattagggtttggaaaatgtTTGATGCAGATAAtggtggctagaaatgaggccatcatgttctttaaatagggacacaagaagatattagggtttcattctgagcctagtacgcccagaGTACTAGGTGGCCTCTACGATCATGCTAAGTACATGAGTACACTGTGCGTACACATGCATGCGCCCGACATACTCAAATGCCACATTTTTCATAATAAGGATTAGCCTTGACATAAATAAAAAGGTTAAGGTCCGAAGAGTTATACCTCATTGTGGGGTGTTACATATATTGAATCTTTATCTTATCTGTTTTAACCATTGTTtcgttgggttttgagcaaactaacactcctaaggttttcatgcaaccctagaaaccttggatctatgtttgactatgatacatgcaaaataatttttccaagattcataacctatctagcatggcatggggtacttttaaacgtaaaagaattagaagaattacatacctttgattgtgAGTTGATTCCTTTGGAATTTGAGAGCCAAACACCAATAATGTGAACGCcttaaatggaaatcacaaaacaccacaaacttggaaaactttaTGAGAGAGTATGTCTAGCTTCTAGAAATCGGCCACTCTTATGCACACACACTTAATGTCATTTCAAGCATCACAAGCCTTTTTATATAGTGTAGATGATTAGGGTAATcgctaataacccatgtcttttcctcttccaaggatccatgggttaaaagctccacggACCATCCATGGACTCCCATTTAAGCTTAGCCCATTTTCTAacgagtgttagcccacactatataaatataatagcccatgtttaattagtctccttttttatcactaaattaattcataattaatttaagatcaatacatataaataatatgatttcatattaatatattataacttataatatattaataaatcataaacatactattctcataaaTATCACCcatataaatagttcgggtgaagtgcaaaccaaatggaccatgtcgggtgaggtcaagtatataccaaataagttatggacttagacaacttatccaacagtctcccacttagataagtctgaTAACTGTATTTGCTTATATTACATCAGGAACCAaccggaaatcgtagctctcgaaaactttgTTGAACAATGaagcaccattttagataagtgatcatataatcctctattctcatgatatcagccggaaaaatacatggaacaatgtcttacttattatccaacagtttgtttcttgatttctgatttgtttgacaaagaacttaatcgaacacatcgatttagttctgaccgggcccggtacatgggtcaaaacaaaatcatcgaggggcccagatatcgcttctatttctagaaggaacagataaactttgactcatatgcttgttctactacttgttgaattatacacaaaatcaCGTTTTATAACTCctagttactgatgcgttttcgtgcaattaatgcacaaccaactcataggcaataactcatatctctaggtttgaatacttatatcactactagaaaaacagccttttatgacgctcattgcgcatcataaaaggctcagacgatgcgcaaatgcgcgtcaaggaaggccctgtcataaagagagacgacgtgcttttgcgcgtcgtctatagacgtcgcacatttacgacgctcatttacgacgcgcaatgacgACGCGCCTTTACgccacgcaatgcgtatcaaggaaggccatgtcataaaggaagacgacacgcattcgtgtgtcgtaaccttacgacgcgcgtgttaatgacacgcaatgcgtatcaagaaagcccctgtcaagaaaggccatgtcataaatgaagatgacacatatttttgcgtatcataattttaaatgtttaaaaaaaatattatttatagatttactaatttttaaattaaataatacattaaaaatatcataatacaaaataaaatacaacaaataacaaagataattcatttcactaatatgtcaaatacaaataattattccaaaagtgaataaatgttataaaaaatgaacttatttatatacaattgcatcatctagcttactatgtgccaacaactctctgtatgtttacttttgcttgagtctcgtttcctccaaagcatctagccatgccaaaatatgatatcttgagtctcgtttcaagaaccaaaatcaccttcaatcacccaattaaactctaATGTTGGTAGACTGAGAGTTCCAGAATCAAGTTTACATCCATCACCTTTaatcacccaattaaactctagatcttctgttgtttgaaagaaattggtgtttgtaatctaTGAATAAAAAACACAAAGACCAAGTTTAACATTTGCTATATAGAAAGCACAACTGGGCATATGAATATATAATAcgcaacataaacattttcatgaaaatgatataaACAAATAAGTAAGAGTGATGATATTGATACCTTAATTACGCCATTGGTGAACGAAATTTTAATTGGTTGATAGCAATACTTGACCTctgaaaacaaataaacaaaggaTCGCATCATCATTAGCTCAATGGTTTAAGCTACCAAATTACCTTTGAGAACCAGCAGGTGAAAACACTATGTGACCGGCTGCTCTTGTTGTTCATATCTGTTCCTGCCACTTTTATATTTGCAGCACCCTGATAAAGCATGAAAACTAATTTTAAATccaatataatcataaataagaAGTAACAAAGTGTAAAGGGGATCTGACTGTACAacgttattaagaggttttccctaactatatataacctaatactacatttcTATTAGGGGACACCTTGTTTAAAGTAACTTTGACAGGAATTGCAACTGTGTCAAATTGTAGAAACTCTTCATCACTAACATCAACTTCTGGTTGTTTGTCAAAAGGAGCAGTTGAAGCAACTATGACAGGAACTGCATACCAAAAAAATTTATATTAACCAAAAAAAAATAACTGCATTCCAACATAAAGAACAAGGGAATTAATTAATGTCACATTGTATCGTGTTCCTGCCCTTGCTGCCTCACTTGGTGAAATAAGAAGTTTCTGCTTTAGTTCAGACAAAAGAAGTCCCTTATGGCCTTTTCTgtataagtataataaaacaaaattataaGTTAATTAAGAGTCTGAAATGAATTAGAATTGTTAATAGTTTGTTTTAGTTTTAAAGTACATTTAGATACTCGTCCACATCTTTTTTCATTCGCTTAGTTTTCAGAGATGCATCAACTTCCGACAGAATGCAAGGTGACCGACCAATCTCAGCTAGCAGATCAATctgaataattaaaataataataataaaaaatcaataattatCACTGAAAGTTACAATTAATTATACTATgaataagaaaagaaaaacacaACGAACCTTTAAGTTGGGAGTTGAAGGGTCAGGCTGTCTCACGGTGAACCACACACAGAGAATGTAGATACTCCAAAGCAAGAACCTGCAGTGCACACTATATCAAAACTCAAACTAATTTAAATTCAACAAACTTCCATTAATTTGTCTGTCTATTATAATTTATTGCATCCTACTTTCAAAAATCTATTCTACCCAATTATATTTATAGCAATATCCcccacaaaagaaaaaaaatggaagTAATGATACAAATTTGCATTATGGAAGAGGTTTATTATTTAAAGCACTAAAAGGTTGTTAGAATAACATTTTGCATTGTAGGGGGCTTAgtgttatttttattctttcGTAACAACCTATTGACTAAGTTTTTTGGTTAGCAAGTtagaataatattatatataggGTGTTAGGGTTAGGGATTTGGTGAGCAGAAATTGAATTTACTACTTGTTGAACTATAGACCTATAATTTTACTTTCTATTAGCCAGTTTATATCATATAATTGGCATTGGATAGATTTTTCAGGGTACGATGTCTTGATAagaaatgaaatgaaaataaaaacataCCACTTCTGCAATGTATATACGAGCAACATCTTCATCCAAGCAGCCTAAGTTTCTCAATAACGAATATAAATCACCGCCATTCAAGTATTCCATGACAAGGTACAAATTTTCGCGACAAGTAAAAGAATAAAAGAAACGGACTTGTCACAATTTAAGTATTTCATATTTGATTATATTTTCTAAAGAAAgaccaaaaaaattatatattattaccACAAAAGGATTGAGGACTGATATCAAAATATCACGCTCTGCCAATATACTCTCGACCGCATTCTTCCAGATCATGTCAGCTTTCTTAAGAAcctgccaaaaaaaaaaaattcataaatataaatatataataaacaaTTGAAGAATGAAAGGGTGAGGTACCTTTATAGCGAAAAGATCTCATGTGGTTCTCTTTTTGGCTAAAAAGACGCGCCCAAATGCTCCATGACTAATCGGTTTTATAATCTCAAAGTCATCAATGGAAGTGCGGTCCTTATTTTCGGAATGTATAGGGCTGGTTCTCAAGCTCCGTATCACATCATCCTCCAATGGAGCATCTTCATCGATAACCGTGCTTGCGATGTCAACTTTTTCATCATCAACCATCTCACACATCTGCAAATACTTCTCCCTGCTTGTAACGACTAATAGTTAacatttatgatttatgatttatgatttaaCAAACACACACCTCATAAAAAACATGTTTATTATAAAAATGTTATCACCGAATAAGGTTCTCTATGCGTGCTCCAAATGTCTCGACGGTCAGGGCATCAAACTTTCTCCGGTCGATCACGACTCTTAAGTCATCAAGACACATCAGCAGATACGACAAAGATCGGTCATCATCCAATGGCGTATTGCCAGCACATCGAGCAATATCAGCAAGCTCATTCATCTACAAATATTTCAATATCAGTACCTATATCTCATAACAAGTAAGAACCTATTACCTACCTGTGGAAGGTCATCATGTTCAGAATAGGCACCCTTCCCTGCCAATAACAAGTCTATCTGGCTGGTTTTTGGTGTCATCAATGGCGACCAAGGAGTCATGCTGCCAACAGATGATGTGGTCATTCCTTGGTCAGATTTAGGACCAAAGTGGGTCCTACATGACATGGAGGGGTGAGCTTTAAGTATGGGTTTTTCTTTCTTGGGTTCCAGCATCCCGTGTTGTTCCTGACTGAAATATtttcttgatgatgatgatgatggtggttttGAGGGTCTTGGAGGAATACGTTTATCTGCTGAATGAAGGGATTGACGGAGTTGAAGAACAAGTTCATCTTCAGCCAATCTGCTTTCTTTATGGAACTGCAGGAGCCTTGTACATCTTGTGAGTATGAAGAGCATTCGGGTGTGAAGCTGTTTCAAGATACCCATGGGGAGCTCTTGGCGCCTGTCGTCCAGTTCCTTAGGGTTCTCACAATCATATGATGTCTACAAACACAGAAAAATATAATGTTTCAGTTACACTTACACATAAACAACTAACTAACTAAGTAAGATAATGTTAAATTAAGTATCATTATTACCTTCATCTCTGGTGTACTCCAGAGTATCCCCTTGACTTTAGACGCCCTATCATCATAATTGATTCAAACAATAATTTATTGAATGATCGTCTTCTAGTAAGTATTAGAAAGCTAGACGTATCAGCATTTCAACAAATGCTCAATAAACTACAAACATATAAAATTATCATATGCTTTAAACCAAGTATCTCTAACAGCTAGAATTTCCACAGGCCACCAGATGTACCAGAAATATTACGAGTTTTGCTGCCCTAACAAATAATACAAAATAATATGAAATAACTAACTTTGTTTCTATTTTCtacttttttttaaatgattaGATCAAGCAAAGTTTAATAGTTAATGTATTTCATGCACCTTTTGCTTGGCAAGGGTATCCCAGTTAATATCCCTAAAATATGGATGCTGTTTCACCTGCATTTATCAAATTATTCAGCTTCCTATTCACAATGATTAATGTTGgtcaagaaaaagaagaaagtagACCTCAGTTTCTCCCCTAGCTCCAAGTCTCTGGTTGGGATCTTCTGTCAGTAATCTTCATAATGATTGAACTCAGAAAaatgtatttaaattttaaagaTGATAATTAAAAAGTTTCTCTTATTGATCAATGAGATCCTGGGCATTAGGGCTCATTTCATCAGGCACTGCAGGCCAGGGTATGTTACGGTTGAGAATGTTGTCAAATATCATCTGAAAAAACAGTGAAGAAAAGGTAAGATTATAGCAACTaacaaagaaatgaaagtagaacCCCAACCCCAACCCCACCTGAGGGTGCTCTGCATTGAAAGGAGGAATGCCAACAATCAGCTCAAATAGTATTACACCAACAGACCACTAATCCGCTGATGTACCTGAaagatatttgaataaaacatttTAATGCATGAGATTTTATAAGCAATTCGTGTCATTATTATATCAAGTTAGTTGTGAACAAACCATGTACATTTCCCAGAAGAATCTCGGGTGCCAAATAGTCTGGAGCTGTCCAACAGCAGAGCGGTTTTTGCATCTTTCTTTCTGAGTCCTAGTAGCAGACAGAGATGGAGATGAGAGAGATGACTGAGTCCCATTATCACCCAATAGTGATGTGCCACTCACTGCTGGACCAGATAAATCGTTTGTACTATTAATTAGACCCACCTTTGACAGCCCAAAATCTATTAACTGCTCACAAAACACAAAACAATTATTACCGAAAAAGATCTTCATTAGAACCCTAAAAAGATTCAACAAGTTGATTCATTCTGAAATAACTGTGAGAATTTCTTAAACTTAATTGTTGTTGGAAAAATAAATTTTGCCTTAGATAAAGAGCATTCTAGAGTATGCCATTCTGACCATTGATGTAACAGTTCTTCAAGCTTCTTTTTACTCTTCCtaaaattttaaaacatattattatttAGTTATTGAGTCATAAATAATATCTCCATTACTAGACTGATAATAAAATCTATTATATTAACATCAACCTTGATAATAACTTATAAATAAATTGAACAGAATTTGGTTCATTGTCATCCTAAAGTGCCCTTTTAATAGTTGTCATCCGTAAGTTCATAAGAATCAGTATCAGATCCATTGATTATCTAAAAACATGATTTTACAGCTACAAACATTTCATGATGCAGAATGGTTTATACAACATTTAAAAAAGCCTTCAAAGTATATATGTTTAATCCAATGTATACCTCTATGTATGCTTAACATGCCCCAATTTCATTTGGTAAAAGAAGAGTAACCAACAGCTAGCCTTTGATCACTGGTTCTTGTTAGTTTTTGGTCAAAGCATAGGATTTTTAGATTGAAATTAACTTCTTATCCTGATCTTATTATAAATCCAATATGATGCAGATGTAGCTTTAGATCCATATGATGAATCGGATGTTtggttaaaaaaatgaaaatttcattTATTTGCAGTAGTGATCCAAAAGATTTATTATAGAGGTTGGAAATTCAATACCAACATTATACTCAATTTCATAAAGAATGCAAATCTTACACGAAAGGTTAATTTTTAATGTTAGAATGTGACAAGTTTGAACCCATCAGTTAACTAACCATGAAATCAATAATGGCGATAGCAAGTGTGCTGAAGAATAAAACATAAGCAAACAAATCGGGTAAGATAGATTGAAGTTTGAATCAAACATGGATGAAAAACGAGCTCAAATACGTAaaaaaatgaagaagatgaatataaaaataaatacgtACCGTTTAATCTTCTTATCTTTCTTTAGCCTCATGTTTAAAAAATCTTCCACCTCTTCATCCGCTAACCCTCCTTACGCACGAAACAGGTGACGACGCCCTAGAAGTCAACCATCTGATGTAATACCTTCACCATTGTTCCCTTCAGGGATAAAAACCTTAAAATCATTGTTGTTGTGAGCGTAAGTAGTCACAGAGCCCCAATCGCCGACTCTATGAAGGATTTTGTGAGGTCCGATTTCAGGGGTAAAAAGCCCTATTTCTTcgttaatttttttgattttgtgAGAAGGGGCGTTGAAGCGAGGTTTAAGAATTATAAGATGAGGATCGTAAGAACGAGGTTTTAGATGAGATCGCCGGTGAGGGAAGATTAATGGAGATGGAAACTAGGGTTTTTGAGGGAGACGGAGGAGAAGAATAAGAGGTTAGACCTCAAAATGAcgttcttgaaaaaaaaaaccctagtttTAGTCCCCATTTCTTAATAGGAACGCGCGTTTGTAAATTATAAAGAGACATTTCTAGACGACATGCGTTGAACATAAGCACCCTacgtgtttttttttgttttgtcagacactaattttagggcacttAAAAATACGCGTCCTAAATTTTTCAAATTTCTAAAGATctaacattatttttagggcacgccCTTATGCATATCATTAATCAGTGTGTGTCGTAAAAAGCGTTTCATTAaaggtctgttttctagtagtgtatgatattaccgtctcacgatcactcgatacaaattccatgaagtgatgcaagtgagcgtgggtttattccaatactcataacttatgagcacacATGAATGTTGTTGCAACCATTACCATGTCTGAActcctttagccatctacaatcccaattcatgacaatcttgattcatacctacttccgacgtatgaccgatgtggaaagtttgaataaatttattattctggaagtcaaaacatgcaaaactgaaacaatagtaaataattgacaatgatagcaacaccttactcataaataaatcacaacttttatttatcataaaatgtcgattacattttacaagttttagaaataactatctaatctgtaaaactaatatcgtccctcaacCCGATGCGTcttgcatgctgcaaatgcttaaccctcgtcagaccCTTCCTAAGGGGATCCACAGGGTTCTCatatgacgataccctcttttccacgaggagtccttcttctatcttgtgtcttatgaagtgatattttctgtcaatgtgtcgggaccttccatgatctcttggttccttagctaaggcaaccgcactattgatgtcacagaaaatctccataggccccttaatagctggtacaactcgaagatctccgatgaagttcttcagccatatcgcctcctttgccgcttcactcgctgctatgtaatCTGATTCaaaagttgaatcagctactgtctcatgtttggaactcttccaagtgatttcctgtccatttagggtaaatacccagcccgactgagagcagaattTATCTCtgtcagtttgaaagctagcatcactataccccattaccctcaagtcatcactcccaccaatggtaaggatccaatccttagtccttcgtaggtacttaagaatattcttcaccgcagtccaatgagccttaccaggattcccctgatatctactgaccatgatcaaagaaaaagccacatcagggcgagtacaagtcatagcatacatgatagagccGACAGCAGAAGAATACGATAtttgactcatctcaactatctcatcctctgtactcggactctgaatcttactcagtttggcattgctttggattggcaattctcctttcttggaattctgcatgttgaaccttttcaacactttatccaagtaagtactctgactaagtccaattagtcttttactcctttctcttaatatccttatccctaggatatatgcagcctccccaaggtccttcatagaaaagcacttcccaagccaggacttcacttcttgcaaagttgggacgtcatttcctatgagtagtatgtcatccacatacagtaccaaaaaactgactatactcccactagctctgacatacacgcatgACTCGTCTTCGCTTCTCGAGAGGCCAAAATCTTTTACATTTTCAACAAAACAAttaaacaaagattccagctacgagatgcttgtttcaatccataaatagatctctcaagcttgcacaccctATTAGGATATTTTGGACTTACAAAACCCTATgtctgaaccatgtaaacatcctcagccaacttcccattaaggaaagcggttttgacatccattttccatatttcataatcatgaaatgtagcaatggccAGCATaatcctaatagacttaatctttgccgctggtgagaaggtttcatcataattaataccctgagtttgagtaaaaccttttgcaaccagtcgtgctttGTAAGTatgcacctttccatccatgtcggtcttcttcttgaagatctatttgcacccgactgtcttacggcctggtacattgtcaaccaagttccaaacttgattatcatacatggactgtatctcgctgtccatagcctccttccatttagcagactttgggcctgccatggcttccttaaaattgttaggttcatccaaatttaccagtgtactatcactgataaacgtatcacattccgtagtaatatggaatccataataGAAATCAGGCGtgttcctaacccttgtggatcGCCTTGGAGGCACAGACTCGTTagctggttcaacaggagtttcatcctcaggttgattgctaatGTCTGAAGTTCCTtgaccacttgactcttgaatttcttcaagatcaatttgcctcccactatttccttggcttataaattctctctctcgaaagactcctcttcttgccacaaagaccacattctcactgggtctatagaagaggtaaccaaaataATTtcatgggtagccgatgaaaatacacctctcacttcaaggttcgagcttatcttgattctcgcgtctcacgaaagcctcgcaacccaaaATCTTGACGTGATttagattgggaactttcccagtccacatctcgtgaggtgttttggtaaccttctttgtagggactagattaaggatgtgggcggcagtctctaaggcatacctatAAAAAGatattggtaacgaaactcgactcatcatggaacgaaccatgtccaacaaggtccgattacgcctctcagccacaccattcagccgTGGTGTCCAGGGAGGTGTCAATAGTGAGACAATCccatattccttaagatagtcaaggaacttagtactaagatactcaccacctcgatcggatcgtagcatcttaatgttcctgtctaattgattctctacttcctatttaaactctttaaacttttcaaaggtttctgacttatgcttgattaagtagacataaccatatctactgtaattatcagtaaaagtcacataatagcggTTAACATCCCTTGTGACGGttttaaatggtccacatacattagtatgtataaggtccaacaaaccctcccCCCTcgcacaagtactagtgaagggtgattttgtcatttttccaagcacacaagattcacaactatcatccgactttaggtcaaatgactccaagactccatccttttggagttggcctatgcgtttcttgtttacatgtctaatacgacaatgccacaatgatgcctTGTCCAACCTAGTTGacgaatcaatacacaacacattattttgTAGGTTGTCTAAAACCGACACAGTTTcgtacacaccatcacaaggcaatgctttaaacTAAAgagcattattaaagaaagcattaataccaccacattcattatcaaatgtaaaggtaaaaccttgtttgtacaaaccatgaaaagaaataataattctctccatttcagacgagtacacacatttattcaaatctaactttaACCCACTACTTTGCAACaaggtataaactccaatctcgGAAACATGTGAATCCTTCctatttcccataatcaggtttatcttctcgtgctccacatgctcacttcttcttaggccctgcaaatcagaacatatgtgaataccacttCCTGTATCAAACACCgaagagttagaatatggtgag
The genomic region above belongs to Lactuca sativa cultivar Salinas chromosome 4, Lsat_Salinas_v11, whole genome shotgun sequence and contains:
- the LOC111917448 gene encoding probable serine/threonine protein kinase IREH1, with the protein product MKTSYDCENPKELDDRRQELPMGILKQLHTRMLFILTRCTRLLQFHKESRLAEDELVLQLRQSLHSADKRIPPRPSKPPSSSSSRKYFSQEQHGMLEPKKEKPILKAHPSMSCRTHFGPKSDQGMTTSSVGSMTPWSPLMTPKTSQIDLLLAGKGAYSEHDDLPQMNELADIARCAGNTPLDDDRSLSYLLMCLDDLRVVIDRRKFDALTVETFGARIENLIR